Proteins co-encoded in one Chitinophagaceae bacterium genomic window:
- a CDS encoding sulfite exporter TauE/SafE family protein, with the protein MHQSYSFIIIAVIGITAGFLSGMLGIGGAIIIIPCLVFILGYSQLTAQGTALAMFIMPVGILAAWQYYNRGYVDIKTALILAFFFFIGAFIGAKVVMYIPQIALKKIFAVFLIAIALKILLFDK; encoded by the coding sequence ATGCATCAAAGTTATAGTTTTATTATCATTGCAGTAATAGGCATCACAGCAGGGTTTTTAAGTGGAATGTTAGGAATAGGCGGAGCTATTATCATCATTCCTTGTTTAGTTTTTATACTTGGGTATTCGCAGTTAACAGCACAGGGAACGGCTCTTGCTATGTTTATAATGCCTGTAGGTATATTGGCAGCATGGCAGTATTATAATCGTGGTTATGTAGATATAAAAACCGCACTTATACTCGCTTTCTTTTTTTTTATAGGGGCATTTATAGGAGCAAAAGTAGTTATGTACATTCCACAAATAGCATTAAAAAAAATCTTTGCAGTGTTCCTTATAGCAATCGCCCTTAAAATTTTATTGTTTGATAAATAA
- a CDS encoding ATP-binding cassette domain-containing protein, which produces MLVSLHNIGKKYNKEWVFRDISLDLEISHSYAIIGKNGSGKSTFASIITGKKIPTEGDIAWNIDKKNIPADEIYQYCSFTAPYMNLIEEFSVQEMFDFHFRFKKKKENITIHRFLERIELPNKAHTFIKHLSTGMKQKLTLGLVFFSQTPLLVMDEPLSNLDESGIRWFLRELEYKKKDTLIIVCSNTFIEYNWCKKEINIELFA; this is translated from the coding sequence ATGCTTGTATCCTTACACAACATCGGAAAAAAATATAATAAAGAATGGGTGTTTCGAGATATTTCTTTGGACCTAGAAATATCTCATTCTTATGCTATTATAGGAAAAAATGGATCGGGAAAAAGCACTTTTGCTTCCATTATCACAGGAAAAAAAATCCCAACCGAAGGAGATATTGCTTGGAATATAGATAAAAAAAATATTCCTGCTGATGAAATATACCAATACTGCTCGTTTACAGCACCTTATATGAACTTGATAGAAGAGTTTTCTGTACAAGAAATGTTTGATTTTCATTTTCGTTTCAAAAAAAAAAAAGAAAATATAACTATACATCGTTTTTTAGAAAGAATAGAACTCCCAAATAAAGCCCATACTTTTATAAAACATCTTTCCACCGGTATGAAGCAAAAACTTACCTTAGGACTCGTTTTTTTCTCCCAAACCCCCTTACTTGTAATGGATGAACCCCTCAGTAACTTAGACGAATCCGGTATACGTTGGTTTTTAAGAGAATTAGAATATAAAAAAAAAGATACCCTTATAATAGTATGCTCTAATACTTTTATAGAATACAACTGGTGTAAAAAAGAAATAAATATAGAACTATTTGCGTGA
- a CDS encoding cysteine desulfurase, with translation MTTLNIDSIRELFPILQQKIYNNPLIYFDNAATSQKPLSVLQALEQYYTTSNANIHRGAHTLADRATQSFEEVRKKVQTFIGAEEPEEIIFTKGTTESINIVAQSFGKKFLKQGDEILISCMEHHSNIVPWQIIGEEKQSVLKIIPITDSGEIIMEALENLLTEQVKILSITWVSNALGTINPIKKIIELAHKNNTLVLIDAAQAVAHLEVDVKELDVDFMAFSSHKMYGPTGVGVLYGKRKLLEQLPPYQGGGEMIQKVTFERTTYNHIPYKFEAGTPNIGDVIAFGAAIDFIESIDKTKKKKYEQELLHYATTLLQSLPYLKIIGQAKHKTSVISFVIENYDTLDIGLLLDSKGIAVRTGHHCTQPLMHRLSLDGTIRASFSIYNTTQEIDIFIDALHKIIKKKK, from the coding sequence ATGACCACACTCAATATAGATTCTATAAGGGAACTCTTTCCCATCTTACAGCAAAAAATATATAATAACCCTCTTATCTATTTTGATAATGCGGCCACAAGCCAAAAACCTCTTTCTGTTTTACAAGCTTTAGAACAATACTATACCACCTCCAATGCCAATATACATAGAGGGGCGCATACTCTTGCCGATAGGGCTACTCAATCTTTTGAAGAAGTCAGAAAAAAAGTGCAAACATTTATCGGGGCAGAAGAACCCGAAGAAATTATTTTTACTAAAGGCACAACAGAAAGTATAAACATAGTAGCCCAATCTTTTGGAAAAAAATTTCTCAAGCAAGGTGATGAAATACTTATTTCCTGCATGGAACATCATTCTAACATAGTTCCATGGCAAATTATTGGAGAAGAAAAACAATCGGTATTAAAAATTATCCCCATTACCGATTCGGGTGAAATCATAATGGAAGCATTAGAAAATCTATTAACAGAGCAAGTAAAAATTCTATCCATAACATGGGTATCTAACGCCTTAGGTACCATTAACCCCATAAAAAAAATTATAGAATTAGCCCATAAAAATAATACATTGGTGCTTATAGATGCCGCACAAGCGGTCGCCCATTTAGAAGTAGATGTGAAAGAATTAGATGTAGATTTTATGGCTTTTTCCTCTCATAAAATGTATGGTCCCACAGGGGTTGGAGTGCTATACGGAAAAAGAAAATTATTAGAGCAACTACCCCCTTACCAAGGCGGAGGAGAAATGATACAAAAAGTAACCTTTGAAAGAACCACTTATAATCACATTCCTTACAAATTTGAAGCAGGGACTCCTAATATTGGAGATGTGATTGCTTTCGGGGCGGCTATAGATTTTATAGAATCCATAGATAAAACAAAAAAAAAAAAATATGAACAAGAACTTTTACACTATGCTACCACCCTCTTACAATCACTCCCTTACTTGAAAATAATTGGTCAAGCAAAACACAAAACCAGTGTCATCTCTTTTGTCATAGAAAATTACGATACCTTAGACATCGGGCTTTTGTTAGATTCTAAAGGTATTGCTGTCCGAACAGGACATCATTGCACACAACCTCTTATGCACAGATTATCTCTTGATGGAACTATACGTGCTTCTTTTTCTATTTATAATACCACACAAGAAATAGATATTTTTATAGATGCTCTTCATAAAATTATCAAAAAAAAAAAATAA
- the rnhA gene encoding ribonuclease HI, with protein sequence MEVVIYTDGSSVGNPGPGGYGTILLYNHHRKELSESYRFTTNNRMELLAVIKGLEALKQKNLNVLIYSDSQYVVNTVEKKWLDNWVSKNFKGKKNKDLWERYIVAAQNQNITFRWIKGHNGNTENERCDFLATYRPKERPLLVDEAFENMQSLSNEIK encoded by the coding sequence ATGGAAGTAGTAATATATACAGACGGCTCCTCTGTTGGAAATCCAGGTCCGGGAGGATATGGAACTATTCTTTTATATAATCATCATAGAAAAGAACTATCAGAAAGTTATAGATTTACTACTAATAACAGAATGGAACTTTTAGCAGTTATAAAAGGATTAGAAGCTCTTAAGCAAAAGAATCTGAATGTCCTTATTTACTCTGATTCTCAATATGTCGTAAATACAGTAGAAAAAAAATGGCTTGATAATTGGGTAAGTAAAAATTTTAAAGGAAAAAAAAATAAAGATCTTTGGGAAAGATATATAGTAGCTGCTCAAAATCAAAATATTACCTTCCGTTGGATAAAAGGTCATAATGGCAATACAGAAAATGAAAGATGTGACTTTTTAGCTACTTACCGCCCTAAAGAGAGACCTCTTTTGGTAGATGAAGCATTTGAAAACATGCAATCCCTTTCCAATGAAATTAAATAA
- a CDS encoding M20/M25/M40 family metallo-hydrolase, whose protein sequence is MKKLIGLLFFLCLSTFVLAQDNKKIREHIQKNEKQIIEEYIEFLSIPNVSTDRENIQKNADFIQKMMEKRNIKSQILKGNTPDINPVIYGEIISPNAKRTIGFYAHYDGQPVNPKQWFPGLEPFNPLLITAPLENGGTIIGPYRKGDGVQRDWRITGRGSADDKAGVMAIINAVEVLQKTAYTFSANIKFLFEGEEEIGSIHLDEIFTKNKNILQADCWIIIDGPRHVTGKKTISFGVRGDVNISLTVYGPKRPLHSGNYGNWAPNPALMLTHLLAGMKDENGKVLIPGFYDDVIPLTETEKKAISFIPSTESILKNELGIHTPEGNGEKAFSELLMIPTLTITGIQSANVGKLKANIIPSKAEASLDLRLVLGNDAEKQVQKVLDYIKNKGYFVIEREPTHQERLQYPKIITVGKEKGYNAQRTQMDLPIAKTIIKTLQATTTDSLVLIPSSGGSLPLYMFEQILKTKVITIPIVNYDNNQHAENENVSIQYLMEGIESVSALMMIQ, encoded by the coding sequence ATGAAAAAATTAATAGGATTATTGTTTTTTTTGTGTCTTTCTACTTTTGTATTAGCACAGGATAATAAAAAAATACGAGAACACATACAAAAAAATGAAAAGCAGATAATAGAAGAGTATATAGAATTTTTGTCTATTCCTAATGTTTCAACGGATAGAGAAAATATACAAAAAAATGCTGATTTTATACAAAAGATGATGGAAAAAAGGAATATAAAATCACAGATACTAAAAGGTAACACACCTGATATAAACCCTGTCATCTATGGGGAAATAATAAGCCCAAATGCAAAAAGAACTATAGGGTTCTATGCTCATTACGATGGGCAACCTGTAAACCCTAAACAGTGGTTTCCAGGATTAGAACCTTTTAACCCTCTTCTCATAACAGCACCTTTAGAGAATGGGGGAACTATTATAGGACCTTATAGAAAAGGAGATGGGGTTCAGAGAGATTGGAGAATAACAGGTAGAGGGAGTGCCGATGATAAAGCCGGGGTTATGGCTATTATCAATGCTGTAGAAGTATTACAGAAAACAGCATATACTTTTTCTGCAAATATAAAATTTTTATTTGAAGGGGAAGAAGAAATAGGTTCTATCCATTTAGATGAAATTTTTACAAAAAATAAAAATATACTTCAGGCAGATTGTTGGATAATTATTGACGGACCGAGACACGTAACAGGAAAAAAAACTATCAGCTTTGGAGTGAGAGGGGATGTGAATATTTCACTTACTGTTTACGGACCAAAACGCCCCTTGCATAGTGGAAATTATGGCAACTGGGCACCAAATCCTGCACTTATGCTTACCCACCTACTGGCAGGAATGAAAGACGAAAACGGAAAAGTGCTTATACCAGGGTTTTATGACGATGTGATACCTCTCACCGAAACCGAAAAAAAGGCAATATCTTTTATTCCTTCTACGGAATCTATTCTCAAAAATGAATTAGGAATCCATACTCCAGAAGGAAATGGAGAGAAAGCATTTTCAGAACTACTGATGATTCCTACTCTTACTATTACAGGAATACAGTCCGCAAATGTAGGAAAATTAAAAGCAAATATTATTCCATCAAAAGCAGAAGCATCTTTAGACCTACGACTCGTTTTGGGAAATGATGCGGAAAAACAAGTTCAAAAAGTGCTTGACTATATAAAAAATAAAGGATACTTTGTGATAGAACGAGAACCTACTCATCAAGAAAGGTTACAATATCCAAAAATTATTACCGTAGGAAAAGAAAAAGGATATAATGCTCAAAGAACTCAAATGGACTTACCTATAGCAAAAACAATTATAAAAACCCTTCAAGCTACTACCACTGATTCTCTTGTTCTCATTCCCTCATCGGGAGGAAGTCTTCCCCTCTATATGTTCGAACAAATATTGAAAACAAAAGTTATAACTATTCCTATAGTAAATTATGATAATAACCAACATGCTGAAAACGAAAATGTATCTATTCAATACCTTATGGAAGGGATAGAATCTGTTTCTGCTCTTATGATGATACAATAG